In the Vibrio hippocampi genome, TGTGGGTAACTACAACGCTCACCTATCTGCATATCCTGAGCTTGATTGGCACAAATTCAGTGAAGACTTCATCACTGAGTCGCTAGGTGTCACTTGGAACCCGTTCACGACTCAGATTGAACCACACGATTATATTGCTGAACTGTTTGATGCGATTGCACGCTTCAATACAATTCTTATCGATTTTGATCGTGATGTATGGGGTTACATCGCACTGGGTCACTTCAAACAGAAGACCATCGAGGGCGAAATCGGTTCTTCAACCATGCCACACAAAGTTAACCCAATCGACTTCGAAAACTCAGAAGGTAACCTTGGTTTAGCGAATGCAGTATTTGCTCACCTTGCGCAAAAATTACCTGTTTCACGCTGGCAGCGTGATCTGACTGACTCAACGGTTCTTCGTAACCTTGGTGTTGGCTGTGGCTACGCCATCATTGCTTATACTTCAACGCTAAAAGGCATTAGTAAGCTAGAAGTGAATCGTGATGCGTTACTGGCAGAACTCGACAAAAACTGGGAAGTGCTTGCTGAACCAGTGCAAACGGTAATGCGTCGCTACGGTATCGAGAAGCCATACGAGAAGCTAAAAGAGCTAACTCGTGGTAAACGTGTTGACGGTGAAGCAATGCGTAACTTTATCGACGGTCTTGAGCTACCAGAAGATGAAAAAGCACGTTTAAAACTGATGACACCAGCGAACTACATCGGTCAAGCTATTGAACTGACTGACAAGCTGTAATTGTCTATAGCCTGCTAAAAAATATCAGCCGCTTTGGAGTCACTCCTTAGCGGCTTTTTCTTGCAACGTATTTATTTTTTACCGTATTTTTCTCGAACCTTATTTATCTTGTACCGCATTATTTGGGTCATTTTTGGAAAAACAGCGTAATACGCCCCACCTCCACGCCCCATTTTTTTATACTGGTTAAATTAAACAGGTGCTTTTCATCTTGTCTGTACAGCCAATCATCAAACGTGACCGTATGACTTGAGTCGTCCACCTCAAGATTGAAATCATATTTCCAATGCAGAGCATTACCGACCTCAATCCCTTCCGCTGTCCCCACGATATCATCCGCTTCACCAACATAACGTCCATTGTCTAAGCGACTGATCACCCATACTCTTCGGTCGAGTTCGCCATCATCGAAAACAAAATCTTCCTCAAGGACAAGTGTATCGCCCTCTATCGTTCCAATGATCGACACCGTAAAACGGCGCGTTTGTTGGTCGGTATAGTCTTGAACCATCCCCCAAGCTAGTGTCTTTCCTTCAAAGTAGCCAAACAGGTCAAAGCTCGGTTGTGTCTGTTGATAATCATCAATATCGCTACTGCAAGCTGAAACAAAGAGTGTCAGTAGCAACAACCAGAACGGGTGCAATCTTTTCATTATCGATTCATTCCTATCAATTGCGATCTTAAATCGGGGAATTGGCTGTTACGACCGAGCCAAATAGATAAAAACCCATCGTTTAGCATTTCATCTTCGATATGACCGACCGCTTTCATTGGCTGTTTGGGAACGAGTGAATAAAACGTACCTGTACTACCATCCGTCACATAAATTAACTGATGGTCTTCGTCCACATCGGGAAAAATATCATAGAGAGTCGCTATCCAACGGTGGCGCGTTTCTTTATCGAAGCCCATCTCTTGCCACTGATCCAAAGTGGCATCGAGCAACTGCTGACGACTGATACTTCTTTGATAAGTAATTTTCAAGGCAATAGGGTGCGGCGTGACATCATCGTCCTGTCGATATCGCCCATCAGGGGCGAGCAATTGTGAGCGATAAATATCAAAAAATAACCATGATAGCTGCGCCTCACCGACAACTTGCCACTGCGACCACTCCATACCCTCACGATGCAAGGTTCGTCTTTCACTTGTCTGGATGTCACTCGTCTGGATGTCACTCGTCTGCATGTCACTCGCTTGTGTGCCACTCGTTTGCAAGCCAACTCCCAATAACAATGCGAAAGCGATACTGTATTTACTATAACGCGCCATGACTGATCCTCCCTTTCCGTTTTTGTACGAAACGATAGAGCGATAGGATTGCTAACACGATAAAAAACCACTCGACAAACAAAATGGCAGCGGCGGTGGTCATAGTGACCCCAAATTCCACCGCAGACAGTTTATAGCCCGCAATATAACTAAGAGAGCCACCGATTCCCCCTGCAACCGCCACAATGACGATGGGATATTGACTAATCACACGGCATAGATAGAGCGCGTACCAAGCGAACATCACCCATAACGCGCCCAGCCAAATGGGAATAAAAGGCAAGTCAAATATCAACAGCCCAAACTGATGGTTTAAACCATCGATCACCATGCCCATCAATGCAATTGCCGCCAATAGCGACACTCTCAGTTGAAAACGCTGGCAAGTGACTAAAACCGTGACAACCGCCAGAACAACGCTCAACCAAGCTAAGGATGCTTGACCCAGCACCGCCAAAAACCAGAAAACTTGAAACCAAGTGCTGACAAGAATGAGCTGTTTCGTCGCAGACATCTTAATCACCTTTAGGTGGTACGTTGTAACGTCATATGCACGGTACTGATGCTTTTTGCCTTAAAGCCGCCCTCGCAATAGCAGAAGTAATAACGCCACATTCTGATAAAGCGCTCGTCATAACCCAGACTTTTGACCTGTTCTAACGCCGACTCAAAACGCTTGCGCCAGTGTTGCAGTGTCAACGCGTAATCAGGACCGATATCATATAAATCCCGCACAATTAAATCCGTATGCCGGGTACAGTTGCCAGTTAACGCAGTGATTGACGGTAAAAAGCCCCCCGGAAAAATGTACTTCTGAATAAAGTCGACACTGTTTGAATAGTAATCGTATCGCTGGTCAGCAATGGTAATCGCCTGAATGGCCATCAAGCCCTTGGGTTTTAACAATGATTGGCACTTTTTAAGATAAGAGACAAGATAGCTTTTACCTACGGCTTCTATCATCTCGATAGAGACCAATTTATCGAATTGCCCTTCCAGTTTGCGATAGTCTTGTTTTAACAAGGTGATTTGCTGTGATAATCCCTGCTTTTCAACCTCAGCTTTGGCATAGTCATACTGCTCGTCCGAAATCGTGGTGGTGGTTACACGACAGCCGTACTGCTTCGCCATATAGATCGCCATTCCCCCCCAACCGGTACCAATTTCCATCACATGATCACTTGGAGTCAGTTTTAGCTGCTGACAAAGACGGTCCATTTTGTTTATCTGAGCTTGCTCTAACGTCTCAACTTGTGAGTGAAACAGCGCCGAGGAATAAAGCATATTTGTGTCAAGGAACGTCTCATACAAGTCGTTACCTAGATCGTAATGAGCGTGAATGTTCTGCTTTGATTGCTGCTCAGTATTGCGATTGACCCAGTGACCAAGCTTATACAAGATCTTCTTCAAAAAGCCGGAACGCTCTTCAATAGAATCGAGGGCATTCAGGTTAAGTGCCATCAACTCCATCAAAGACGTCAAATCTGGACTGTCCCACCAACCCTCCATATAAGCCTCACCCGCGGCAATACTTCCGCCTTGCAACAAGCGACGATAAAACTCCGGATGCTTCACCTCAATCACCGCATTCGGTTCGTCACCATTCGGCTTACCAAAGCGTTCGCCCACCGACTTGCCGTTGCTTCCGTCTTGACTAAAGCTTTCAATTACCGTTAAACAGCCTATTTCCAGTTTGTACAAACAATGGTACGCAATGCCTTTTGCTGTTTTTTGCAAACCGTTTAGAGACGTCGGTGCTGGTAATGATGTGGAATTGATCATATTTGTATCTCCCTAATGCTTTTAATATCCCTACTTGCTCAACGGTTTGTCTTGAGTCTTGTATTTCGGGTGGTCGTAAATGGGTACTTTCTTCAGCCAAAGCTTCAAGGCGTGCCAATAAATGCCCGCGACCACTTTGACTGCCATCACTGGCGTGGCTAACAGTAGCTTGACTAAATTTGTCGAGGTAAATGCCCTAGCCTTCAACGCTAACGTGGCGTCGAACACTTTTTCTTCTTGATGACAGGCTAAATAGACAAATACGCGTTGCGTTAAAGGTTTCAGCCGCCATTGGTATTGCTGAGACAGAGGATTAAAGGGAGAAACATGAAATGCTTTATCGTGAGTCCAGTTCTGATGGTTATTACCCTGCTGAGCCGAAATCGCATAGTAGTGTCTCTCATTCCAAGGGGTGTTGCTCACTTCAGCAAGAAGGTAGCGCCATTGGTCGTTATCATCATAGAGGTAATAAAAGTTAACTGGACTAAAGTAGATCCCCAAATAACGCAAATGGCACACCGCCACCACTCGCCCTGTGATCTGCTCACCGGTGAGTTCCTCGACCTTTTTCTGTACTGCCCGTTTTAAGCCACCTTCACCGCCAACATAGTCTTGACGACGAAATCGTGCCCAGTGCCACCAGCGTTCACCAAATCCCCATACTTTATTCGTCAATTGCTCTAGCTCGTCGAGATCAATCGCAGGCATAAACAGTGGGTAGTTGAGGTGATGCTCAGTTGGGGTGTAGCGTCTATGATCAACGCTGCCCACCATCAATTGGCTCTGCATCCGTTCATTCTGCGTCTGTTGACTATGCGTTCGTTGACTATACATCGCTACGCTGCTCCCTGAACATCAATCATGTTGCCGCTAACGTTTGCCTCTATCCCTCGAACCACATCTAACGCGCTTTTCACCCCATCCTCGTGGAAGCCGTTATACCAATACGCTCCACAGAACCATGTGTTATTGCGCCCCCACAACTCTTCTCGGCGAGATTGAGCATGAATACTTTCGGTGGTAAATACCGGGTGGCTGTAATTAAATTCACGTAGAATCTTATCCGCTTGAATGGTATCGGATGAATTAAGAGAGACACAGAACGTACAAGGCGCTTGTATGTGTTGCAGTATATTCATGTTGTAGGTTAGGGTCGGCAGACGTCGTTGCTCCTCTTCACTACCATCCAAGGCGTAGTTCCATGCCGCCCAAGCTTGCTTTCTCTGTGGCAA is a window encoding:
- the purB gene encoding adenylosuccinate lyase; the encoded protein is MELSALTAVSPVDGRYGSKTIALRSIFSEFGLLKYRSIVEIRWLQKLAATDAIKEVPAFSAEANQFLDNLAANFNEEDAARIKEIERTTNHDVKAVEYFLKEKVAEFPELHAVNEFIHFACTSEDINNTSHALMLKEARETVILPEIRNIIDAISKLAEEYRDIPLLSRTHGQPASPTTMGKEMANVAYRMERQYKQIEAVEILGKINGAVGNYNAHLSAYPELDWHKFSEDFITESLGVTWNPFTTQIEPHDYIAELFDAIARFNTILIDFDRDVWGYIALGHFKQKTIEGEIGSSTMPHKVNPIDFENSEGNLGLANAVFAHLAQKLPVSRWQRDLTDSTVLRNLGVGCGYAIIAYTSTLKGISKLEVNRDALLAELDKNWEVLAEPVQTVMRRYGIEKPYEKLKELTRGKRVDGEAMRNFIDGLELPEDEKARLKLMTPANYIGQAIELTDKL
- a CDS encoding DUF3833 domain-containing protein gives rise to the protein MKRLHPFWLLLLTLFVSACSSDIDDYQQTQPSFDLFGYFEGKTLAWGMVQDYTDQQTRRFTVSIIGTIEGDTLVLEEDFVFDDGELDRRVWVISRLDNGRYVGEADDIVGTAEGIEVGNALHWKYDFNLEVDDSSHTVTFDDWLYRQDEKHLFNLTSIKKWGVEVGRITLFFQK
- a CDS encoding chalcone isomerase family protein; the protein is MARYSKYSIAFALLLGVGLQTSGTQASDMQTSDIQTSDIQTSERRTLHREGMEWSQWQVVGEAQLSWLFFDIYRSQLLAPDGRYRQDDDVTPHPIALKITYQRSISRQQLLDATLDQWQEMGFDKETRHRWIATLYDIFPDVDEDHQLIYVTDGSTGTFYSLVPKQPMKAVGHIEDEMLNDGFLSIWLGRNSQFPDLRSQLIGMNR
- a CDS encoding DUF2878 domain-containing protein, whose product is MSATKQLILVSTWFQVFWFLAVLGQASLAWLSVVLAVVTVLVTCQRFQLRVSLLAAIALMGMVIDGLNHQFGLLIFDLPFIPIWLGALWVMFAWYALYLCRVISQYPIVIVAVAGGIGGSLSYIAGYKLSAVEFGVTMTTAAAILFVEWFFIVLAILSLYRFVQKRKGRISHGAL
- a CDS encoding SAM-dependent methyltransferase; translation: MINSTSLPAPTSLNGLQKTAKGIAYHCLYKLEIGCLTVIESFSQDGSNGKSVGERFGKPNGDEPNAVIEVKHPEFYRRLLQGGSIAAGEAYMEGWWDSPDLTSLMELMALNLNALDSIEERSGFLKKILYKLGHWVNRNTEQQSKQNIHAHYDLGNDLYETFLDTNMLYSSALFHSQVETLEQAQINKMDRLCQQLKLTPSDHVMEIGTGWGGMAIYMAKQYGCRVTTTTISDEQYDYAKAEVEKQGLSQQITLLKQDYRKLEGQFDKLVSIEMIEAVGKSYLVSYLKKCQSLLKPKGLMAIQAITIADQRYDYYSNSVDFIQKYIFPGGFLPSITALTGNCTRHTDLIVRDLYDIGPDYALTLQHWRKRFESALEQVKSLGYDERFIRMWRYYFCYCEGGFKAKSISTVHMTLQRTT
- a CDS encoding DUF1365 domain-containing protein, with the protein product MQSQLMVGSVDHRRYTPTEHHLNYPLFMPAIDLDELEQLTNKVWGFGERWWHWARFRRQDYVGGEGGLKRAVQKKVEELTGEQITGRVVAVCHLRYLGIYFSPVNFYYLYDDNDQWRYLLAEVSNTPWNERHYYAISAQQGNNHQNWTHDKAFHVSPFNPLSQQYQWRLKPLTQRVFVYLACHQEEKVFDATLALKARAFTSTNLVKLLLATPVMAVKVVAGIYWHALKLWLKKVPIYDHPKYKTQDKPLSK